From Toxorhynchites rutilus septentrionalis strain SRP chromosome 2, ASM2978413v1, whole genome shotgun sequence, a single genomic window includes:
- the LOC129769531 gene encoding uncharacterized protein LOC129769531: protein MSESPSLQSIFSSLNCQYSKQQLVYKETNFICLIKVLTGTVCEQDRLFSYWFHLPRISRHHSKYVNTASAGNHPECSRLPDNLLIQVIFTNRPQSARISDS from the exons ATGAGCGAATCGCCATCACTGCAGTCTATTTTCTCCTCATTGAACTGTCAATACTCAAAACAACAGTTGGTGTACAAAGAAACGAATTTC ATTTGCTTGATCAAAGTACTGACTGGCACAGTTTGCGAACAGGACAG gtTATTTTCGTATTGGTTCCATCTCCCCCGGATCAGCAGACATCATAGTAAATACGTAAATACAG CATCAGCAGGCA ATCATCCAGAGTGCAGTCGGTTGCCGGATAATCTATTAATACAG GTTATTTTCACGAATCGCCCTCAGTCGGCCCGCATCAGCGATAGTTGA